The following are encoded in a window of Candidatus Limnocylindrales bacterium genomic DNA:
- a CDS encoding flippase: MGHQTFKTPNLAINFIILSGGELLGKILTMVAFAYLARVLGPDAFGIVEFAIAVAFVFSLLVDGGFDKYGAVEVAKDKNIVIYFTASILTARFLLSLGAFIVLAILVGIIDKPWLVKQVVLLYGLTLFGIPGLLKWVFQAYDQMQWVAITSLVRQFIFTAGVFLFIRKPEQTWAVALIEVVATGSAVAFNLGLFRYYFGPLRLHFDISFMGSLFRQTLPICLSQMMMALKLYLSTLFLGMLMDSKEVGWFGSAHRIVLALNTFGALYLFNLLPSIARCAHQPSETLQRLMGTSLQVTTWATGFLSTMVTLFASQLIPVVYGIQYQRGIYILQVLIWFVPVSLVSSHYRYALVGLGKQNLDFLSTTLGTGAGAIFNLLLIPRYGSLGAAWTMLSSEALTGVLAYYFVHHKIMPIPIWPHLLKPLLAGAIMIILLPLLPAFNFWIGCGTAVVLYGVVLLFLQPGLVTDIRTRTLGSR; encoded by the coding sequence ATGGGTCATCAAACCTTTAAAACTCCTAATCTGGCCATAAATTTTATCATCTTATCCGGAGGGGAACTCCTCGGTAAGATTCTCACCATGGTGGCATTTGCCTATCTGGCTCGGGTACTGGGACCGGATGCTTTTGGTATCGTTGAGTTTGCCATAGCAGTGGCTTTTGTTTTCAGTCTGCTCGTGGATGGAGGTTTCGATAAGTATGGGGCAGTTGAAGTTGCTAAGGACAAGAACATCGTAATCTACTTCACCGCATCTATCCTTACGGCACGGTTTCTACTATCTCTGGGAGCCTTTATCGTATTGGCAATTCTGGTTGGCATCATTGATAAACCATGGTTGGTAAAACAAGTGGTTCTGCTCTACGGTTTAACCCTGTTCGGAATACCGGGACTTCTGAAATGGGTTTTTCAGGCTTATGACCAGATGCAGTGGGTGGCTATAACTTCCCTGGTACGGCAATTCATTTTTACGGCCGGGGTCTTTCTATTCATTCGTAAACCGGAACAGACCTGGGCTGTAGCCCTGATCGAAGTGGTTGCCACCGGCAGTGCCGTTGCCTTCAATCTCGGTCTCTTTCGATACTATTTTGGCCCACTCCGACTCCATTTTGATATTAGCTTTATGGGCTCCCTCTTTCGGCAGACTCTACCCATCTGCCTGAGTCAGATGATGATGGCACTTAAACTTTATCTTTCTACTCTCTTCCTTGGAATGTTGATGGACAGTAAGGAGGTTGGTTGGTTCGGTTCTGCTCACCGAATTGTATTAGCCCTAAATACCTTTGGAGCCCTTTATCTCTTTAACCTGCTCCCTTCCATTGCCCGTTGTGCCCATCAACCCTCTGAAACCTTGCAGCGCCTCATGGGGACCTCTCTTCAGGTCACGACCTGGGCAACCGGGTTTCTGAGTACAATGGTGACCCTCTTTGCGAGTCAACTGATACCCGTTGTTTACGGAATCCAATATCAGCGGGGAATCTATATCCTTCAAGTACTCATCTGGTTTGTTCCGGTTTCCCTGGTAAGCAGCCACTACCGCTACGCACTCGTTGGATTGGGTAAACAGAACCTGGATTTCCTCAGTACCACACTAGGGACCGGTGCCGGGGCGATTTTTAACCTCTTACTTATTCCACGATACGGATCCCTGGGAGCTGCATGGACTATGTTAAGCTCGGAAGCCTTAACTGGAGTCCTGGCGTATTATTTCGTACATCATAAAATTATGCCTATACCGATCTGGCCTCACTTACTTAAACCCCTACTTGCCGGGGCTATAATGATAATCCTGCTTCCCCTGTTACCTGCCTTTAATTTCTGGATAGGATGTGGTACAGCGGTGGTATTATACGGGGTGGTGCTGCTTTTTTTACAACCGGGTTTGGTCACCGATATCCGTACACGGACCCTGGGAAGCAGGTAA
- a CDS encoding radical SAM protein — translation MRVLLVNPFQVNLVNKKGRIYNRTWTPLDLANCAAILEKEGIEVAILDANAEQIGPQEVARQAMGYDKVFITSTSLDRWQCPQLDINPFLKTVHTLNQVVPEVYVMGSHGTVKPVEMLQETRARAVIRGEPERTVLDLCKNTNLSQVLGITYKNGDQILSNSNQKPVNLNELPLPAFHLLPMKRYYYEVMGPNFSLFEMSRGCASECTFCLLETYGAGVRRKYTEKLIQEVEYGIKNFGIRNAYFIDLEFTVLRRQVMEFCKYLIKQNYQFNWCCQTRFDLVDEELLDHMKRAGCRLIHFGVEAGSDKTLEIVNKGITIKAIREGMKKVKKVGIETACFFMIGFPESDYQDMQDIINFALELGPDYPLFHIAAPYPGTKLYEQVKNDPHVRYSDESLFPEAVVGRFTLEELKAMTRKAYLRYYLRPSYVFSRLRKGQFHILGNQFKLFWSFVMS, via the coding sequence ATGAGAGTTCTTTTGGTAAATCCGTTCCAGGTAAACCTGGTAAATAAGAAGGGCCGTATTTATAATCGAACCTGGACGCCATTGGATCTGGCCAATTGTGCTGCAATACTGGAAAAAGAGGGTATAGAGGTTGCCATCCTGGACGCCAATGCTGAACAAATCGGTCCCCAAGAAGTGGCCAGGCAGGCTATGGGGTATGATAAAGTCTTCATTACTTCGACCAGTCTCGATCGCTGGCAGTGCCCTCAATTGGACATCAATCCGTTCTTGAAAACTGTACATACACTAAACCAGGTAGTACCTGAAGTATACGTCATGGGAAGCCATGGAACCGTCAAACCGGTAGAAATGTTACAGGAGACTCGAGCTCGGGCGGTTATCCGTGGAGAACCCGAACGAACCGTCCTCGACCTGTGCAAGAATACAAACCTTTCCCAGGTTCTTGGAATTACTTACAAAAATGGGGATCAGATCCTATCCAACTCAAATCAAAAGCCGGTTAATCTCAACGAACTGCCTCTACCGGCTTTTCATTTGTTACCCATGAAGCGTTACTATTATGAAGTGATGGGACCTAATTTCTCTTTATTTGAAATGTCCCGAGGATGTGCTTCTGAATGCACTTTTTGCCTGCTAGAAACCTACGGAGCCGGGGTACGTCGAAAATATACTGAGAAACTGATCCAAGAAGTTGAGTACGGAATCAAGAACTTCGGAATACGTAATGCCTATTTTATAGACCTGGAATTTACTGTTCTCCGCAGACAAGTTATGGAATTCTGCAAGTATCTGATAAAGCAAAATTACCAGTTTAACTGGTGCTGCCAAACTCGATTCGATCTGGTAGATGAAGAGTTGCTGGACCACATGAAACGGGCCGGCTGTCGACTGATCCACTTCGGCGTCGAAGCAGGGAGCGATAAGACCCTGGAAATTGTGAACAAAGGGATTACCATAAAGGCCATTCGGGAAGGAATGAAAAAAGTTAAAAAGGTCGGGATTGAAACGGCCTGCTTTTTCATGATCGGATTCCCTGAATCCGATTATCAAGATATGCAAGACATTATAAACTTCGCGCTTGAGCTGGGTCCGGATTATCCTCTTTTCCATATCGCAGCCCCTTATCCTGGAACCAAACTCTATGAGCAGGTCAAGAACGATCCCCACGTTCGTTATAGCGATGAGAGTCTTTTTCCGGAAGCTGTGGTAGGACGCTTTACCTTAGAAGAGCTTAAAGCCATGACCCGCAAGGCCTATCTCCGGTATTACCTGCGACCGTCCTATGTTTTTTCCCGACTTCGGAAGGGTCAGTTTCATATTCTGGGGAATCAGTTTAAACTCTTTTGGTCGTTTGTCATGTCTTAA